One window of the Zea mays cultivar B73 chromosome 3, Zm-B73-REFERENCE-NAM-5.0, whole genome shotgun sequence genome contains the following:
- the LOC103650293 gene encoding protein ALP1-like, with translation MSPSHTEDEFASSDSSDSEDETLLLVNLLTLNIAAQHHHRRRSGIPRRVIHRDHFAGENLIQHHYFTANPVYPPHVFRRRFRMSRPLFLRILHGLQQHDIYFTQRVDATGMPGLGPLQKVCAAMRILAYGLPFDAVDEYIQIGESTARECLHHFCRAIIACFSAWYLHTPTQDDITRIMHNSESRGFPGMLGSIDCMHWEWRNCPTAWRGQFCGRNGRASMILEAVASYDLWIWHAFFGMPGTNNDVNVLHRSPVFDPITTGRMPPVNYTVNGHAYNFGYYLADGIYPNWPTFVKAIRHPYEEKKVYFTQMQESCRKDIERAFGVLQARWAVLRGPAYGWDRNRLTEIMTACIIMHNMIVEDEGPFAANIDFGDNSSRIDSSQIIAEGRAEWVINHFDLRRQERSCSLQNDLVEHLWNRRGSM, from the exons ATGTCTCCGAGTCATACGGAAGATGAGTTTGCTTCGAGTGATTCGAGTGATAGTGAGGACGAAACTCTTTTGCTTGTCAACCTACTAACCCTCAACATTGCGGCTCAACACCATCACCGCCGACGGTCGGGTATACCCCGCCGTGTCATTCACAGAGATCATTTCGCTGGAGAAAACCTCATCCAACATCACTACTTCACCGCTAACCCAGTGTATCCACCGCATGTGTTTCGTAGAAG GTTCCGCATGAGTAGGCCTTTGTTTCTCCGCATTCTGCATGGTCTTCAACAACACGATATTTACTTTACACAAAGAGTTGACGCAACTGGTATGCCCGGACTAGGACCATTACAAAAGGTTTGTGCGGCCATGCGGATACTTGCTTATGGCTTACCTTTTGATGCGGTAGACGAGTATATTCAAATTGGGGAATCAACGGCTAGGGAATGCCTTCATCATTTTTGTCGCGCAATCATTGCCTGTTTTAGTGCCTGGTATTTACACACTCCAACTCAAGATGACATTACTCGCATCATGCATAATAGTGAGTCGCGGGGTTTTCCTGGCATGTTGGGATCCATCGATTGCATGCACTGGGAGTGGAGGAACTGTCCAACGGCATGGCGAGGTCAATTTTGTGGTCGAAATGGTAGGGCATCGATGATACTTGAAGCAGTTGCATCGTATGATCTATGGATTTGGCATGCATTTTTTGGCATGCCTGGGACAAACAATGACGTTAACGTGCTCCACCGATCCCCCGTATTTGACCCAATCACTACTGGTCGAATGCCACCTGTCAATTACACAGTTAATGGTCATGCGTACAACTTCGGTTATTACCTCGCTGATGGTATTTACCCCAACTGGCCTACTTTTGTGAAAGCAATCCGACACCCATACGAGGAAAAGAAAGTCTACTTCACTCAGATGCAGGAAAGTTGCCGAAAGGATATTGAGCGTGCATTTGGAGTTCTTCAAGCCCGGTGGGCGGTGCTCCGTGGACCAGCTTATGGTTGGGATCGTAATCGTTTGACAGAGATAATGACGGCTTGCatcatcatgcacaacatgatcgTCGAAGACGAAGGGCCATTTGCTGCAAACATTGATTTCGGAGACAACTCTTCAAGGATTGATTCATCTCAAATTATAGCGGAAGGCCGTGCCGAATGGGTTATTAACCACTTTGATCTACGTCGCCAAGAAAGATCGTGCTCCCTTCAAAATGATCTTGTGGAGCACTTATGGAATCGCCGTGGAAGTATGTAA